The Hypomesus transpacificus isolate Combined female chromosome 2, fHypTra1, whole genome shotgun sequence genome window below encodes:
- the LOC124473771 gene encoding polyadenylate-binding protein 1A, which yields MNPSAPSYPMASLYVGDLHQDVTEAMLYEKFSPAGPILSIRVCRDMITRRSLGYAYVNFQQPADAERALDTMNFDVIKGRPLRIMWSQRDPSLRKSGVGNIFIKNLDKSIDNKALYDTFSAFGNILSCKVVCDENGSKGYGFVHFETQEAAERAIEKMNGMLLNDRKVFVGRFKSRKEREAELGARAREFTNVYIKNFGDDMDDEKLREMFNKYGPALSIRVMTDDGGKSKGFGFVSFERHEDAQKAVDDMNGKELNGRQVYVGRAQKKGERQNELKRKFEQMKQDRMTRYQGVNLYVKNLDDGLDDERLRKEFTPFGTITSAKVMMEGGRSKGFGFVCFSSPEEATKAVTEMNGRIVATKPLYVALAQRKEERQAHLTNQYMQRMATVRAVPNPVINPYQPAPPSGYFMAAIPQAQNRAAYYSANQLAQLRPSPRWATQGVRPQHFQNMPNAMRPSAPRPQTFNAMRPTTSQVPRMMTSQRMATQALGQRPAGASAAPAPVRAMPQYKYAAGVRNPQQHMASQPQVAMQQPAVHVQGQEPLTASMLAAAPPQEQKQMLGERLFPLIQNMHPSLAGKITGMLLEIDNSELLHMLESPESLRSKVDEAVAVLQAHQAKEAAQKPTNPAGVPSV from the exons ATGAATCCTAGCGCGCCTAGTTACCCCATGGCCTCGCTGTACGTGGGCGACCTACACCAAGATGTTACTGAAGCCATGCTGTACGAAAAATTCAGCCCAGCCGGGCCGATTCTATCAATCCGAGTATgcagagacatgatcactcgCCGGTCTCTTGGATATGCATACGTTAATTTCCAACAGCCAGCTGACG CCGAGCGTGCCCTGGACACCATGAATTTTGACGTCATCAAGGGAAGACCGCTCCGTATAATGTGGTCTCAAAGGGACCCCTCCTTACGGAAAAGCGGAGTGGGAAACATTTTCATCAAGAACCTAGAcaagtccatcgacaacaaagcCCTCTACGACACATTCTCTGCTTTCGGGAACATCTTATCCTGCAAG GTGGTTTGTGATGAGAATGGCTCAAAGGGCTATGGCTTTGTGCACTTTGAGACTCAGGAGGCTGCAGAGAGGGCCATTGAGAAAATGAACGGCATGTTGCTCAATGACAGAAAAGT GTTTGTGGGCCGATTCAAGTCTCGCAAGGAACGAGAGGCTGAACTCGGTGCCCGTGCCAGGGAATTCACCAACGTGTACATCAAGAACTTTGGAGACGACATGGACGACGAGAAACTGAGAGAGATGTTCAACAAATACG GACCCGCCCTCAGCATCCGTGTGATGACGGACGACGGCGGGAAGTCCAAGGGCTTCGGTTTCGTCAGCTTCGAGAGGCACGAGGACGCCCAGAAG GCCGTGGACGACATGAACGGCAAGGAGCTGAACGGGCGCCAGGTGTACGTGGGCCGCGCCCAGAAGAAGGGCGAGCGGCAGAACGAGCTGAAACGCAAGTTTGAGCAGATGAAACAGGACCGAATGACCCGCTACCAGGGCGTCAACCTGTATGTGAAGAACCTCGACGACGGGCTGGACGACGAGCGACTCCGCAAGGAGTTCACTCCCTTCGGCACCATCACCAGCGCTAAG GTCATGATGGAGGGCGGACGCAGCAAAGGCTTCGGCTTTGTCTGTTTCTCGTCCCCCGAAGAGGCCACCAAGGCGGTGACGGAGATGAACGGCCGCATCGTGGCCACCAAGCCCCTGTACGTGGCGCTGGCCCAGCGCAAGGAGGAGCGCCAGGCTCACCTTACCAACCAGTACATGCAGAGGATGGCCACCGTCCGAGCCGTACCCAACCCGGTCATCAACCCCTACCAGCCTGCCCCGCCCTCGGGCTACTTCATGGCTGCCATCCCGCAG GCCCAAAACCGTGCTGCTTACTACTCAGCCAACCAGCTGGCCCAGCTCAGACCCAGCCCTCGCTGGGCCACCCAGGGAGTCCGACCTCAAC ACTTCCAGAACATGCCCAACGCCATGCGTCCGTCCGCGCCACGCCCGCAGACCTTCAACGCCATGCGGCCCACCACCTCCCAGGTGCCACGCATGATGACCTCCCAGCGCATGG CCACCCAGGCTCTGGGCCAGCGTCCCGCCGGTGCGTCTGCGGCTCCCGCCCCCGTGCGTGCCATGCCCCAGTACAAGTACGCCGCCGGCGTCCGCAACCCCCAGCAGCACATGGCCTCTCAGCCGCAGGTCGCCATGCAGCAG CCGGCTGTCCATGTCCAAGGCCAGGAGCCCCTGACTGCCTCCATGTTGGCTGCTGCCCCTCCTCAGGAACAGAAGCAGATGCTGG gTGAGCGTCTGTTCCCCCTGATCCAGAACATGCACCCTAGCCTGGCTGGGAAGATCACTGGTATGCTGCTAGAGATTGACAACTCTGAGCTACTCCACATGCTGGAGTCCCCCGAGTCACTGCGCTCTAAG GTCGACGAGGCTGTTGCTGTGCTGCAGGCACACCAGGCCAAAGAGGCCGCACAGAAACCGACCAACCCCGCTGGAGTCCCCAGCGTCTAA